From one Pontibacillus sp. HMF3514 genomic stretch:
- a CDS encoding DUF1128 domain-containing protein: MNLNEPTNENLRYMINHLADQLQVVNRGLMDPEDYDLKHYEDIKDIYDMTQMRGQMSVSEIQAVVGELGKFRKK, encoded by the coding sequence ATGAATTTAAACGAGCCAACTAACGAAAATTTGCGTTACATGATTAACCACCTTGCTGATCAGTTACAGGTTGTTAACCGTGGACTTATGGATCCGGAAGACTATGATCTTAAGCACTATGAAGACATTAAAGATATCTATGATATGACCCAAATGAGAGGCCAGATGAGCGTTTCTGAAATCCAGGCTGTTGTTGGGGAGTTAGGTAAGTTTCGTAAAAAATAG
- the ftsY gene encoding signal recognition particle-docking protein FtsY, translating into MSFFKKLKEKITQKEEEYEEQTVEADSSEEEDEEKESLSEKFKQGLSKTRNSFSGKVNDLVARYRTVDEDFFEELEEILITADVGVNTVMDLIDELKFEVKKRNIKETSEVKEVISEKLVDIYYGDDDEEVEELKFNEDGLTVFLVVGVNGVGKTTTIGKLAHRLKEQGKNVVLAAGDTFRAGAIEQLEIWGERVGVPVIKHSEGSDPAAVVYDGIQSAKSKGADVLICDTAGRLQNKVNLMNELSKVNKVIEREIPEAPHESLLVLDSTTGQNALSQAKIFSEATNLSGIVLTKLDGTAKGGIVMAIRKELDIPVKFVGLGEKVTDLQAFDAHAFVYGLFADMLEESEQKEED; encoded by the coding sequence ATGAGCTTTTTTAAGAAATTAAAAGAAAAAATCACGCAAAAAGAAGAGGAATATGAAGAGCAAACGGTAGAAGCGGACTCAAGTGAAGAAGAGGATGAGGAAAAAGAGAGTCTATCAGAAAAATTTAAACAAGGACTTTCTAAAACTCGTAATTCTTTTTCAGGCAAGGTAAACGATCTTGTTGCTCGCTATCGTACTGTTGATGAAGATTTCTTCGAAGAATTAGAGGAAATTCTTATCACGGCTGACGTTGGTGTGAATACCGTGATGGACCTTATTGACGAATTAAAGTTCGAAGTGAAGAAACGTAATATTAAGGAGACTTCCGAAGTAAAAGAAGTCATTTCTGAAAAACTAGTCGACATCTATTATGGTGATGACGATGAAGAAGTTGAAGAGCTTAAGTTTAATGAAGATGGCTTAACAGTATTTCTTGTTGTTGGTGTAAATGGAGTTGGAAAAACCACAACAATTGGTAAGCTAGCTCATCGACTAAAAGAACAAGGGAAAAATGTCGTCTTAGCAGCTGGAGATACGTTCCGTGCTGGTGCGATTGAACAACTAGAGATCTGGGGAGAACGTGTAGGTGTACCCGTTATTAAACACAGTGAGGGAAGCGACCCAGCAGCTGTTGTTTATGATGGTATACAATCTGCAAAATCCAAAGGAGCAGATGTCTTAATCTGCGATACAGCAGGTCGTCTTCAAAACAAAGTAAACCTTATGAATGAACTTTCTAAGGTGAACAAGGTAATTGAGCGTGAAATTCCAGAGGCGCCACATGAATCCTTATTGGTATTAGATTCTACAACGGGTCAAAATGCACTTAGTCAGGCTAAAATCTTCTCTGAAGCAACAAACCTTAGTGGTATTGTTCTAACAAAATTAGATGGAACAGCTAAGGGTGGTATTGTCATGGCTATTCGAAAAGAACTTGATATTCCAGTGAAATTTGTTGGACTTGGTGAGAAAGTAACCGACTTACAAGCATTTGATGCGCATGCGTTTGTTTATGGTTTGTTTGCTGATATGCTTGAAGAAAGTGAACAAAAAGAAGAAGACTAA
- the rnc gene encoding ribonuclease III, translated as MKTVDFSKFQEQIGIVFNNESLLEQAFTHSSYVNEHRTKEYDDNERLEFLGDAVLELAISQYLYRKHPDMSEGELTKFRASIVCEASLVRFANDLNFSELIYLGKGEEMTGGRERPALLADVFEAFIGALYLDRDFQTVIRFLEEFVYPKIKKGAFSHAMDYKSQLQEVVQREKNGVIEYEIVEEKGPAHNREFVAHVFIQGDRAGIGLGRTKKEAEQSAAKEALDEFETAE; from the coding sequence ATGAAAACAGTGGATTTTTCGAAATTTCAAGAGCAGATTGGAATTGTATTTAATAATGAATCACTACTCGAACAGGCTTTCACCCATTCATCTTATGTGAATGAGCATCGCACCAAAGAATACGACGATAACGAGCGCTTAGAATTTTTAGGAGATGCTGTGTTAGAGCTAGCAATCTCACAGTATTTATATCGTAAGCATCCAGATATGTCAGAAGGAGAGCTCACAAAGTTTCGTGCATCCATTGTTTGTGAAGCTTCCTTAGTGCGATTTGCGAATGACTTAAACTTTAGTGAATTGATCTATCTAGGTAAAGGGGAAGAAATGACAGGGGGCCGCGAACGTCCTGCTCTTCTTGCGGATGTATTTGAAGCCTTTATTGGTGCCTTATATTTAGATCGAGATTTTCAAACGGTTATTCGTTTTTTAGAAGAGTTCGTTTATCCCAAGATTAAAAAAGGTGCTTTTTCGCATGCGATGGATTATAAAAGTCAGTTGCAAGAAGTTGTGCAACGAGAGAAAAACGGTGTAATTGAATATGAGATTGTGGAAGAAAAAGGCCCAGCTCATAATCGTGAGTTCGTAGCTCATGTATTTATACAGGGCGACCGTGCAGGTATTGGACTTGGCCGTACGAAAAAAGAAGCAGAACAAAGCGCAGCTAAAGAAGCGCTAGATGAATTTGAAACTGCTGAATAA
- the smc gene encoding chromosome segregation protein SMC, with translation MFLKRLETVGFKSFAERITVDFVPGVTAVVGPNGSGKSNITDAIRWVLGEQSAKSLRGGKMQDIIFSGSDSRNALNFAEVSLVLDNEDHALPIDYQEVSVTRRVYRSGESEFYINKQTCRLKDIIDLFMDSGLGREAFSIISQGKVEEILSSKAEERRSIFEEAAGVLKYKQRKQKAEYKLAETQENLHRVEDIIYEIENQLEPLKEQAAVAKDYLEKKEELEHHEVSLLVAEIESLHGQWEELKQELEKQKDQEVNLNTKIQNEEAKVEDERGHIQALDDSIEELQESLLVLTQELENLEGKKELLSERNKHYAHNRSKLEEDLEQQRVRKNELEEQHKQESARLKEYEQKRKETNDKLKEVKTKLEASQENNEEKIEELKSEYIEQLNTQAAKRNEKQSVGQQLEQIELKKSRLQDKFKNLLEERTGLNEQKSTIEQEVQEVIEERQELEQQLQRLNTELEHEEADFQEQQTKLYQGYQHLEKLKSKKEMLEDMKEDFAGFFHGVKAVLKARESGDLEGVHGAVAELIDIPKEYVTGIETALGAQAQHVVMGNESQARGAINWLKKTNNGRATFLPLPSIQSKYIPQDRLSVAKGNEGFVGIAADLIEYDTSYDKVIRHLLGNIIITKTLKDANDIANSTGRRFRIVTLEGDVVNPGGSMTGGAQKSGKQSLFTREKELQDLQSKLQEFETRTEQYEERVKKQKEDIQEKQQQRTELQEKVEHARYKEQDSKGRLREVELQEKNANEHLTLYDQDKAQYDEDQTELQKKSQTLKEDLENIEQTLQSIQTSIDELSAQQHSQKTSQEHLQQEMNSLQVKLAEQDAQVQNQKEKAKSVQDQLDELNASISRYEEDLNNLDDINNSSESPEELDAQIEEKRKQKENNTELIRTRRENRSNRSQSIQDIERELKEMKRQHHSITQEIQDKEVKANRLDVELENRLEQLRAEYMLTFEKAQATYPKTENMEEAQKRVKLIKRAIEDLGTVNIGAIEEFDRIQERHAFLTDQQNDLLEAKSTLFDVISEMDGEMQRRFEHTFTKIREEFTIVFKELFGGGNADLRMTDPNNILETGIDIVAQPPGKKLQHLGLLSGGERALTAIALLFAILRVRPVPFCVLDEVEAALDEANVNRFAQFLKEFSKDTQFIVITHRKGTMEEADVLYGVTMQESGVSKLVSVRLEETKELVHGT, from the coding sequence ATGTTCCTCAAACGTTTAGAGACAGTAGGATTTAAATCGTTTGCCGAACGGATTACGGTAGATTTTGTGCCAGGAGTAACAGCTGTCGTAGGTCCTAATGGTAGCGGGAAAAGTAACATTACAGACGCCATTCGCTGGGTTCTTGGTGAACAATCAGCGAAATCACTACGTGGAGGAAAGATGCAGGATATTATCTTTTCTGGTAGTGATTCACGAAATGCCCTAAACTTTGCAGAAGTATCACTTGTATTAGATAACGAAGATCACGCATTACCGATAGACTATCAAGAAGTCTCGGTTACACGCCGTGTTTATCGTTCTGGTGAAAGTGAGTTTTATATCAATAAGCAAACATGTCGCCTGAAAGATATTATCGACTTATTTATGGATTCTGGACTTGGGCGCGAAGCTTTCTCTATTATTAGTCAGGGGAAAGTAGAGGAAATATTAAGCTCCAAGGCTGAAGAGCGACGTTCCATATTTGAAGAAGCAGCAGGTGTGCTGAAATATAAACAGCGCAAACAAAAGGCTGAGTATAAGCTTGCAGAAACCCAAGAAAACTTACATCGTGTAGAAGATATTATTTATGAAATTGAAAACCAGTTAGAGCCACTGAAGGAACAAGCCGCTGTGGCAAAAGATTATTTAGAGAAAAAAGAAGAGCTCGAACACCATGAAGTATCATTACTTGTAGCAGAAATTGAATCCCTGCATGGTCAGTGGGAAGAGTTAAAACAAGAACTTGAAAAGCAAAAAGACCAAGAAGTTAATCTCAACACGAAGATTCAAAATGAGGAAGCAAAAGTAGAGGATGAACGTGGTCATATCCAAGCTCTAGATGATTCAATCGAGGAATTGCAAGAGTCCTTGCTCGTATTAACACAAGAGCTTGAAAACCTCGAAGGGAAAAAAGAGCTTCTATCTGAGCGTAACAAGCACTATGCTCACAATCGCTCTAAGCTAGAGGAAGACCTTGAACAACAACGTGTTCGAAAAAATGAGTTAGAGGAACAACACAAGCAAGAGTCTGCTCGCTTAAAGGAATACGAGCAAAAACGTAAAGAAACAAATGATAAATTAAAAGAGGTAAAAACGAAATTAGAAGCTTCTCAGGAAAACAATGAAGAAAAGATTGAAGAATTAAAGAGTGAATATATAGAGCAACTTAATACCCAAGCAGCTAAACGGAATGAGAAGCAATCAGTTGGACAACAACTAGAACAAATCGAGTTGAAAAAGTCCCGACTACAGGACAAGTTTAAAAACTTGCTTGAAGAAAGAACTGGTTTGAATGAACAAAAGTCTACAATTGAGCAAGAAGTACAAGAAGTTATTGAAGAACGTCAAGAATTAGAGCAGCAACTTCAACGCTTAAATACGGAACTTGAGCATGAAGAAGCTGATTTCCAAGAGCAACAAACGAAGCTCTATCAGGGGTATCAGCATCTAGAGAAACTGAAGTCTAAAAAAGAAATGCTAGAAGACATGAAAGAGGATTTTGCCGGCTTCTTTCATGGTGTTAAAGCCGTATTAAAAGCAAGAGAAAGTGGTGATCTGGAAGGTGTTCACGGTGCTGTAGCTGAACTAATCGATATACCTAAAGAATATGTGACAGGTATTGAAACAGCCCTTGGTGCTCAAGCACAGCATGTAGTGATGGGCAACGAATCTCAGGCCAGAGGAGCTATTAACTGGTTAAAGAAAACTAATAATGGCCGAGCGACCTTCTTACCACTACCATCTATACAATCCAAGTATATCCCTCAAGATCGTTTATCTGTGGCAAAAGGGAACGAGGGATTTGTAGGTATTGCAGCCGACCTGATTGAGTATGACACGTCCTATGATAAAGTTATTCGTCATTTGCTAGGAAACATTATCATTACGAAGACTCTTAAAGATGCCAATGACATAGCAAATTCAACTGGGAGAAGGTTTAGAATTGTAACCCTTGAAGGGGATGTCGTGAACCCAGGTGGTTCTATGACAGGTGGTGCACAAAAGAGTGGCAAGCAATCCTTGTTCACAAGGGAAAAGGAATTGCAGGATCTTCAAAGTAAACTACAAGAATTTGAAACAAGGACAGAGCAATACGAAGAGCGTGTAAAAAAGCAAAAAGAAGACATTCAGGAAAAACAACAACAACGTACAGAATTGCAAGAAAAGGTAGAGCATGCACGTTATAAAGAACAAGACAGTAAAGGACGCCTTCGAGAAGTAGAGTTACAAGAGAAGAATGCCAATGAACATTTAACGCTATATGATCAAGATAAGGCCCAATATGATGAGGATCAGACTGAGTTACAGAAAAAGAGCCAAACGTTAAAGGAAGACTTAGAAAATATTGAACAAACCCTTCAATCTATTCAAACATCGATTGATGAATTGTCTGCTCAACAACATTCTCAAAAGACGAGCCAGGAACATTTACAACAAGAGATGAACAGCTTACAAGTGAAACTTGCTGAACAAGATGCTCAGGTTCAAAACCAAAAAGAGAAGGCCAAAAGTGTTCAGGATCAATTAGATGAATTGAATGCTAGCATATCTCGCTATGAAGAGGACCTTAACAATCTGGATGATATCAATAATAGCTCTGAGTCACCAGAAGAGCTGGATGCTCAGATTGAAGAGAAACGTAAGCAAAAAGAAAATAACACTGAACTCATTCGAACAAGACGTGAGAATCGTAGCAATCGTTCTCAATCAATCCAAGATATTGAACGTGAATTAAAAGAGATGAAGCGTCAGCATCATTCCATTACGCAAGAAATTCAGGATAAAGAAGTTAAGGCGAATCGCTTAGATGTAGAGTTAGAAAATCGTCTGGAACAACTTAGAGCGGAATATATGCTCACATTTGAAAAAGCACAAGCAACGTATCCTAAAACAGAAAATATGGAAGAGGCACAAAAGCGCGTGAAATTAATTAAACGTGCGATTGAAGATCTAGGCACTGTAAACATCGGAGCCATTGAAGAATTTGATCGCATTCAGGAACGTCATGCCTTTTTAACTGACCAACAGAATGATTTACTTGAAGCGAAATCAACTCTGTTTGATGTTATTTCAGAAATGGATGGCGAAATGCAACGACGTTTTGAGCATACATTCACTAAAATCCGTGAAGAATTTACTATTGTATTCAAAGAATTGTTCGGTGGCGGTAATGCAGATCTACGTATGACTGATCCGAACAATATCTTAGAAACTGGTATTGATATTGTGGCTCAGCCACCAGGTAAGAAGCTTCAACATCTTGGTTTGTTATCAGGAGGCGAACGCGCTTTAACAGCAATCGCATTATTGTTTGCTATTCTACGTGTACGTCCTGTGCCGTTCTGTGTATTGGATGAAGTAGAAGCAGCTTTAGATGAAGCAAATGTGAACCGGTTTGCGCAGTTCCTAAAAGAATTCAGTAAGGATACTCAATTTATTGTGATTACACACCGTAAAGGTACAATGGAAGAAGCGGATGTACTCTATGGTGTTACTATGCAGGAATCTGGGGTGTCCAAGCTAGTATCCGTTCGCTTAGAAGAAACGAAAGAACTTGTACATGGAACCTAG
- a CDS encoding putative DNA-binding protein, whose translation MLEKTTRMNYLFDFYQELLTNKQRSYMELYYLEDYSLGEISDTFEVSRQAVYDNIRRTESMLEEYESKLHLYDRFLKRQELLNQLKQSIQYDDENVQNILTSLENLD comes from the coding sequence TTGCTAGAAAAAACAACTCGAATGAATTATTTGTTTGATTTTTATCAAGAATTGCTTACGAATAAGCAACGAAGCTACATGGAACTGTACTATTTAGAGGATTATTCACTAGGTGAAATCTCTGATACATTTGAGGTCAGTAGACAAGCTGTTTATGATAACATTAGACGGACAGAGTCCATGCTTGAAGAATATGAAAGCAAGCTGCACTTATATGATCGCTTTTTAAAGCGACAAGAGCTTCTGAATCAATTAAAACAATCCATTCAATATGATGATGAGAATGTTCAAAACATCCTTACATCTCTTGAGAATTTAGATTAG